The Malus sylvestris chromosome 3, drMalSylv7.2, whole genome shotgun sequence genomic sequence tttaaacgtacctgattagcagaaacaaatgaaagcctttgaattttgtagaagaaaaccTCCTCCTACGATCCTTCAGTTCCTTAGCTTCTGCTAAAagcatgctgataacgtgttgtacaCCTATTTGACTGAACTGTATTTAGGACTAGATAGGGGGAGAGGCCGAGCGTAAGAGAAAGAACatagatttaattgtgaggtgtatgTTGTATCACatcattgtgtctttatttataatagtaggATATATTAAATCATATGAGGATTACAACTCTACTAATGAtaatattccaagatatcctAGATTACAAAACCACATTTCTATTCTAAATATAACTGAAACAAaagcatttttttgtttttttttaaaaaggctcaacaataccaaactagctaCCAATTGCTACCGGATTATCTGGAAGCTCCTCCTCGTCATCCACTGATACCGCCATTTCTTCCTCCcctccaaaaccaaaacacTAGTTTCAAATCAGCTTCCCCAACCTCCAGCCTCCAAAACGCAGTCGTTCAGTGCATAATGTGTATGCAACGAAATCAATGGCGAGAGTAATACCAGTGGCTATGGCGGCCTCTCTACTCCCCCACATCACttcgctctctctccctctcaagcCCTATCTCTCGCTGACAAGTCTCCTCTTCCTCAGACCCTTCTCTCGCTCGTGCGCCGACTGCTCCCCCCGCTCCGTTCACTGCTTCGCCGTTCCCCAAACTCCACGCCCTCCAAACAGCTTGAATGGAGATGTTGGCCCTTACTTGTCCTGTTCCATGCCTCATCAGAGCCTTAAAGTCGCCGTCTTGCTTAGCGGCGGTGTCGATAGCAGTGTCGCCCTCCGCCTCCTCCATGCCGCCGGTCACTCCTGCACCGCCTTCTACCTCAAAATTTGGTTCCAAGTATGTTTGAATGAGATCCCATATCGACAATTTTAGAAGAATTGGGAAATTCTTTCTATTGGGCAATGTAGAAACAGAGAAAAACGTGAACTTGTTGGGTTATTGATTGGATTCCTTTATTTCGGATGTTCTGATTCCGGTGTATCTGATTCTgtgttaaaattttgattatcttgagaatataaattaaaaaaagctGCTTCTGATGTGTGATTTTGTGTAGGAAGACTTTGAGAACTTTTGGTCAGAATGCCCATGGGAAGAAGATTTGAAGTATGCAAATGCTGTCTGCAATCAGGTCACTTTATTTCACTTGCAATCTATTTTTCTAAACTACCAACAGAAGTGGGGTGAAAAtaaagataattttatttttccgaATGAGACTTCACTATGAGTGTTCACATTTTCTGGGATGCCGAGTTGCAAACACAGACATGCACACATCACACACACAAGCAGCACAACAAATGCACCCACCCTTTTGAAGTTCATTCTGGTTCTTGGGTTTATGTATCCTCATTTTCCATCCATCTGCCTTATATATGTGAATCGAATCCCATATGTGTGTTTGTCGAAAACCTTTTGCTATTGTTTGTGATAGAAGAGCTTTATCTTGGTTTCTGGTATAGGTTATGCAAACGGGGGGGAGTTACAACTGAAACTAAACAACACTTGTTTACAGGTTGATGTCCCACTAGAAGTCGTGCATTTGACGGATGAATattggaagaatgtggtatgCGTTACTTTTCCAGTGTCTCAATTGTAGGTTATGTTCGAATTGTAGTCACATCTGTATGTAGTCTTTAGTAGTTTATGTTCCGTGTATCTCACGACTGTTTCATAATCTATTATTTATGTGAGCTTAAAGCTTTAAATAGTAGCAAATGTCAGTTGGTCACCAGTGTTCCCACCCCCTTGCACTCAAGTTCGAATCACCCTTCCCCATAGATTATTGCCTTtgtcaaaacaaaaataaaaagaagcttTAAATGAATAATTATATTACCGGCCAGTCTTCATCATCAGCTTCCTTCTTATTGGGTAACTGGAAGAGACTTTTGAAGTCCCATCATGTTTCAGGTATCCTACATTATTGAAGAGTATCAATGTGGTAGAACTCCTAACCCAGATGTTCTTTGCAATACAAGAATAAAGTTTGGTATGCAATGAGTTGAATTTAAGATTTAGTTCTGACTCTTATGATGCGGAATCGAacttttagttttttgtttcttcaagtttatataaattTTCAGGTGCATTCATGGATGCCATCAGCAGTATGAAGTTTGACCATGTGGCATCTGGGCATTACGCAAATGTTGTCCACCCACCTGCAAGTCAAACGGACAAGGATTCGGTTCTAGAACTATCACAAGATATGGTACCTATATTTGATAAACATTTGAAAACTTATATTTTTGTCAATTTGTCATTTTTGGATTATCAATCTTGGCTTGCTAAACTTGTTATGTTTGATATTATCTCATTTCATATTCAAACAGGGTTTTCTGCTTTGTCAACATGTGTGTTAGTTTTGCTGTCACCATACATCCTTATATATATTCTTTCTGATATGATAAGCCTTGAAACATCACAGTATTGTATCTCATTGCATGCTATATTTTTATgttgatttttctttctaaattgtATCAAACTTCTGAATTTCTAGGTGAAGGATCAGACATACTTCCTTTCACATCTTTCTCAGGCCCAGCTTAAGAGATTAATATTCCCACTTGGTTGTCTGTCAAAGGTCAGTGGGTACTAGTTTGAATGCTATGCAATACTTAACTTGATACTTCTCTTAGCTAATTGTAAAATGTGCTAATCTGTTGAATTCTGAGTATTTCTTGAATCACAAATTCAGCTGGGAAGTAATGCATGTATTGTCTATAAATATTGGAAAGTCTCACCGTTAGTGTATTAGTTTCTCCAATAATAGTATAATACACATAGAAATGAAGTGATATTGTTACCTTGTTGTGAATTTGTGAAAATGTGTACTTTTCTTTCTTGTAATTTGTGGTCTCTTCTTCGTTCTGTTCTTTCTTTATGTTAGGTAACATAATTAGTAAAGTCATGTATAATACACGTGCTTATGCATTTTTCAGAAATATTTACCTTCCGTAGTTTTGGTTGTGTTTGGCTGTGGCTTCTTTGTGCACGTTTTATTGATTCGTTAAattgcatgtttttttttaaatccaactaTGATACACGTAATTTTCACGTTTAATACACATTATTTAGACACACTTTTCGATACTACACAAAATTTATGTATTTAATTCGTATTTTTAACATAGTATTTATAAAtgaaaacaagtaaattaaaaaattaaataaaatggcTGAAATTTTCAAAGCATCTTTCTAGCAAAGTTGCCGAATAATACACGTACATATTTCCACGTACTATACCCGTTCCGTAGTTTACTAACTATGTTATGTAAtccttttaattcattttttgttattttcagtCCATTCTGTATACTTTTTACTCTTTTATACTGATTCCTTTCTCTAAATATTTTTGTAGGATGAAGTTCGCAAACTTGCAACAAAGTTTGATCTGCCTAACAAAGACAGAAAGGATTCACAAGGAATATGCTTTCTAGGGAAGGTATGTCTTGCGAAGATAATTTCATCCCTTGAATGGCACAACTACCTATAGGGGTGCCAAAATTTGTATGGTAGAACTTGGAGAGGTACTAATTGATTCTTTGTGGGTTTACTTGAGTGGCCATTTTAAAATTCCTAACGTCAGTccctcgttttttttttttttttttttgtgtttttgtttttttaatatagATCAAGTTCAATGAATTTATCGCGAGACACATAGGGGAGAAGGAAGGTGTCATATTGGAAGCTGAGTCGGGAGATTTCCTAGGAAATCATCGGGGGTTTTGGTTCTACACAATTGGTCAACGACAAGGTCTACGCCTCCCTGGAGGACCCTGGTATGCTGATCACTTCTAATGTTTTTTGGTGGTACTTGTGCTGTTGTCGTTTTAATCCTAAATCTGGTCATTTGGGAAGCAATAATTGCAATATTACAGTGGTTATCTGACAACTTTTTTGTTATACTCAATACATTTTAAATTGCGATATGGTTTGGACATCCGTATTCTACTGTATAATATTTAGAATGATAATGacttttatttcattatttctGCTTGACGTAGCTACCAAAATCCTGGTGGATATTCCCACAAAATGTGATTGTGCCCTTGTAGAATAGATACTTTTGAAAGGATGGTTCTGATGAGGTATTTGTATAATTAGGTTGGTTGTGCCTACCTACATATTTACAGTCATGAACTGGTCAGCTCTGCTTGACCTGTCAAAATGGGGCCTGAAGCTGGTCCATGCTCGGTGTTGTCTGCTATCAACTGGTCAATGGGCAACATTCGTTCAACTTACTACCTAAATCTAGGGATCATGCTGTACAAGCTTAAGGGCCAATGGGCCTCTAGTGGCGTAGCACATCGGGCTTGAGTtatggctggtttggtattgttgtgctttgaaaaaaaatgtttctactgtgctgtgagaataaacttatttttgctgcttcacgttttcagcttttttcacctagaactgtgaaaataagctgtttttaagtgtttaccaaacacctttttgagctcaacttttttttatacccactttttataaaagcacctcaataccaaaccagtacttagTGATAAGATCACTCCTATCAAATGAGATAATTTGGATAGTTTAGATCACTTCAAGGGGATCTGACCTCCTAATACTTTATACTGagataattatttattttcgccATGCTGCTATACATCATTTAAAACACCATTTTATAGGCAGACTCATACTCAAATTAGCATAACTAAACAAGCTCATAAATAATACCGACAGACACTAATTGAAAACACAAATGACTCTGCTAGAAATACCAACAGAACCCTAATATATCATAATAATGATGCTCATAATTATTGTAACAGTTAGGCATGGTCTTTGTCCAAGTACTCTGGatattataatgaaataaatgTTCAAACTCAAAATAGAAGAATTATCATGATTAACTTTACCTATTGATCAGAGTAGCAGATATTGTTTTGTAAAGGTAGACTCTCAGGATGATTCCATTTAAGCACGCACTAAAACATTTTTTCCAAAAGTAGAATCATTGAAAGCAAAGGTTTGCAACATATTTTTGTTATTCAAAATATGAGACTATTCTTACACTTTTCATCTACAAATTCAACCATGCATGATATCAAATGTTCAACGTGTGCGCATTAAATATGCTGTATCCTTCTTTATTGAGAATCAATATTAGTTTATGTTTGGGTCTCCTTGTACCACTTCAAACAGGATTTTCAGCTTTACTGTCTATGGTACCTTCTTATGCAGGTATGTTGTTGAGAAGGATATAAAAAACAATGTAGTTTTTGTGTCAAGAAATTACTTTTCGGACAAAAAAAGAAGGCGCCTGTTTCGTGTTGGCTCCTTGAAATGGCTAAATGGTCTGCCCCCAAACCAGATCAGTCAGCTAGAGTGTAAGGTACaagaattaaaatttgatctgtTATTCCTGTTATATTTACTTTCTGTATATAAGTTTTTCAAAATGCAATGCTATTATTTTCCGACCAGTGTTTGTGAGTAAATATTGGTCTAAAATGAATCTTATACATGATTTCCTCTATAGTATTGAACTCAAAAATCTCAATATTATCAAAATGCTACATCACCATATGCTTACTGACCACGTTGTTGACCACAAGTGGGTCCACTGCTGCTAGAGACGTGGTCCACTTTGTAGACGTTTAATGtggtataaaatataaatagttCTGTTGAGGAATTATCTGTGTTCTCATCATTCCAAAGGGAAAAAAGAGATTATCTGTACAAATGAAAAGTTTCTAGCCTAGAGTTACatgctttctttttgtttcatcttgttttttatttgccTTTTAGTTTatcttgtcttttcttttgtttagagTCTTGAAAGAAAGACATAGTTCATGTTAGTGGCAGTCTGACAAGTGATGGCTTTCTTGACTGCAGCTTAGAAAACATGCCACTAGTTTTAGTTGTGGGTTTAGGGTTGGAACTTGCACTTGGAAGCACTTATAAGTTATTGTACCACATTCATCGCATAAAAGTCATACGTCAAGTTTTAATTAGACGTGGACCAATGTGTCACACATGGTTTTGGATGTTGATAAATCTCGCGAGGAAGGGTCACAAGGAAAGCTTTGAACCATGCATGGATTGTAGTTAGTGTTTACTGTTTAGAATCCAAGTCAGGGGGAGCTGAAATGTTTTAAACCTTTCAGGTTAGGCATGGGCCTGCTTTTTGTAATTGTAGTTTAATAATGGAACCCGGTGAAGATGGTCACGAAGATGTTGCAGTTGTCCATTTATCTCAAGACGATCAAGGCCTGGCAGCTGGGCAGTTTGCGGCCTTCTACCAGGGAAGAACCTGCTTGGGCTCCGGTGTAATTTTGGAGTCTTGGGATGATCAAGGTTTTCCCGTGTGTGCAAGAGCCATTGAAATTGCAAGACTGGAAGATAAATCACTTCTGGGAAAACCAGTTAAGATTAAAGTAAAGCCTGAGAATGTTATAACGGAGTCTGGTGAGGCAGATGGTACCGAACTTTGTGGAGGACTGGAAAATTCTAGAATTGCTGCTGCCAAACCACCCACGCTCATGCAGGTATCTCCACGAGAAGCAACTGTCGTTTATTCCGTCATAGCTTACTATTCTCGCCACCATGTCTTTCTTATTTCAATTTCGATTTTTACAGCAACCGTCGTTTATTCCGTCATAGCTTCAGACATGCTAAAATGGAACAAGACAACATAGACATATATAAAGCTCACAAAAATTTGGTGGTGGTGCAGGCAGCAGGATCCACAACTGTTCCAAGTAGAAAACAAATTGACGTTGAGGATCCATGTCTTAGCACATGGATACATAGGGCTACCAACATGATTAATGCAACGTGACCACAATATAACACACCCATTTCTAAATAATTAAGAAACCAGTCAAAGCAGCTAAATCTACACGATAAAATAATTCTTTCAGCTTACATCTTTAGTCTATTGAATTTATATTAAGAGCTTACGTACAACAAAAAGGACGGTTTTCTAAGCCTAGCTATATACTATTTACATGAGTTTTTCGTATGAATTTGAGAACGATGGTTGTTTAATTGTACCCACGGAGCAATAGTAGTTGTTGGTGATGTGGCTAAAATGTACGTGCACAGGGATTCAAAATTGAGTCCTGATTGCTTGTAGCATAAGTAGAAAATGAGGTGATGCGAGGCAATCTATCAGTGATAAAGTAACTCTAACCTGATTTAGAGGATTGCTTGTGCACAAACTTGGGATTTGTGATCCTCCTGTCAACTCCGTTATTGGTCAACTCAGCAATAACTTCTTGATTTCAAAgatcaaattaataaattagGTCGTACAAAACTTAGAGCATTTTTAAATGAAATATCAAAAGGTCCACATCAtcaataacaataacaaaaaacaGCACTATAATTTTCCAACCGAAATGTGAAATCCTACATGGCATGACATGGAAGGGgttgttgtcaaatttgacaacaacttcaaataatttttaattaattactaaatcttttttattaaattttttgccCTCTCACTCTACCCATCTTCCTGTTGAACCAAGACCAAGCTTATGAACCAAAACCAAGAACAACCGCACACAAATATGAACAACGGAAGCTTGCTTTATTAACTAATAAAGGATTACAAAAGAACTCACAAACTCTTACACATTAGTTCTCCTGCCTTACAAGTTTCTCTCAATTCACACACACTATAACGTTAAGCCCTCACATATTTATACTATATAACCTAGCCAAACCTACTCCTAAACTAATTTAGAAATCCCAAAACCAACAGCAAACTTGCGTCCAAGTCTCCTGCACATATTACAACTTGGATTCCTATTTTAGATAGGAATACAAAACTCATTTCATACCaattccaacaatctccaccttggtaAGAAGAAATCTACATCAAAGACCTTCATCTGCTTCCACTACTCCACCATTGTCAAGTTTTCAAACTTGTCTAACATGCACCAAATCCAAACAATGCTTGAACTTTGATACACCAACTATCTTCGTTAACATATCAAAGGGATTATCAGCCATAGCAATCTTCTTGACTAGAATTTCACCTTCAACTATAAGCTCTCAAACAAAATGATATCTTACATCTATATGTTTGGTCCTTGCATGATGTACCTGATACTTTGCCAAGTAAATGGCACTTTGACTATCACAATACACATCCAACTTGTGTTGATTTACACTCAAATCTTCTATCAAACCAAGTGTCCAAATAGCCTCCTTAATAGCCTCATCCATCACCATATATTTAGCTTCTGTGGTTGATAAAGCAACGGTTGGTTGTAGTATTGATCTTCAACATATAGGACATTTCGCCATAATGAATACATACTCTGTGGTAGACCTTCTTTTGTCTAAATCACTAGCAAAATCAGAGTCCATATAACCAATGGAGAACTTATCAATTTCTCCATCATTCTGTTCAAAACAAATTCCTGTATTCCTTGTTCCATGAAGATATCTCAGTATCCATTTAGCAGCATCCCAATGCATTTTTCCAGGATTTTGCATAAACCTACTTACAAttccaactgcatgagcaatatcggGCCGAGTACATACCATAGTGTACATCAACCCTCCAACCAAACTGGAGTAAGGAACATCTTTCATCTTAGCTTTTTCTTCATCACGCTTAGGGCATAGTTGAGAGCTCAATTTAAAATGAAGAGCAAGAGGTGTACTCACAGGTTTGGTTTCCCCATTAATACCAAACTTGTGTAGCAGTTTTTCCAAGTACTGTTTATGTGATAAATACACCAGTGCCTCCTTGTTTCGTGTGATCTCCATCCCCAAAATCTTCCTTGCTTCACcgagatctttcatctcaaactttTTCTGCATCTGAGCTTTAAGCTTTGTAATTT encodes the following:
- the LOC126615351 gene encoding uncharacterized protein LOC126615351 isoform X1, with product MARVIPVAMAASLLPHITSLSLPLKPYLSLTSLLFLRPFSRSCADCSPRSVHCFAVPQTPRPPNSLNGDVGPYLSCSMPHQSLKVAVLLSGGVDSSVALRLLHAAGHSCTAFYLKIWFQEDFENFWSECPWEEDLKYANAVCNQVDVPLEVVHLTDEYWKNVVSYIIEEYQCGRTPNPDVLCNTRIKFGAFMDAISSMKFDHVASGHYANVVHPPASQTDKDSVLELSQDMVKDQTYFLSHLSQAQLKRLIFPLGCLSKDEVRKLATKFDLPNKDRKDSQGICFLGKIKFNEFIARHIGEKEGVILEAESGDFLGNHRGFWFYTIGQRQGLRLPGGPWYVVEKDIKNNVVFVSRNYFSDKKRRRLFRVGSLKWLNGLPPNQISQLECKVRHGPAFCNCSLIMEPGEDGHEDVAVVHLSQDDQGLAAGQFAAFYQGRTCLGSGVILESWDDQGFPVCARAIEIARLEDKSLLGKPVKIKVKPENVITESGEADGTELCGGLENSRIAAAKPPTLMQAAGSTTVPSRKQIDVEDPCLSTWIHRATNMINAT
- the LOC126615351 gene encoding uncharacterized protein LOC126615351 isoform X3, giving the protein MPMGRRFEVCKCCLQSGYANGGELQLKLNNTCLQVDVPLEVVHLTDEYWKNVVSYIIEEYQCGRTPNPDVLCNTRIKFGAFMDAISSMKFDHVASGHYANVVHPPASQTDKDSVLELSQDMVKDQTYFLSHLSQAQLKRLIFPLGCLSKDEVRKLATKFDLPNKDRKDSQGICFLGKIKFNEFIARHIGEKEGVILEAESGDFLGNHRGFWFYTIGQRQGLRLPGGPWYVVEKDIKNNVVFVSRNYFSDKKRRRLFRVGSLKWLNGLPPNQISQLECKVRHGPAFCNCSLIMEPGEDGHEDVAVVHLSQDDQGLAAGQFAAFYQGRTCLGSGVILESWDDQGFPVCARAIEIARLEDKSLLGKPVKIKVKPENVITESGEADGTELCGGLENSRIAAAKPPTLMQAAGSTTVPSRKQIDVEDPCLSTWIHRATNMINAT
- the LOC126615351 gene encoding uncharacterized protein LOC126615351 isoform X2 is translated as MARVIPVAMAASLLPHITSLSLPLKPYLSLTSLLFLRPFSRSCADCSPRSVHCFAVPQTPRPPNSLNGDVGPYLSCSMPHQSLKVAVLLSGGVDSSVALRLLHAAGHSCTAFYLKIWFQEDFENFWSECPWEEDLKYANAVCNQVDVPLEVVHLTDEYWKNVVSYIIEEYQCGRTPNPDVLCNTRIKFGAFMDAISSMKFDHVASGHYANVVHPPASQTDKDSVLELSQDMVKDQTYFLSHLSQAQLKRLIFPLGCLSKDEVRKLATKFDLPNKDRKDSQGICFLGKIKFNEFIARHIGEKEGVILEAESGDFLGNHRGFWFYTIGQRQGLRLPGGPWYVVEKDIKNNVVFVSRNYFSDKKRRRLFRVGSLKWLNGLPPNQISQLECKVRHGPAFCNCSLIMEPGEDGHEDVAVVHLSQDDQGLAAGQFAAFYQGRTCLGSGVILESWDDQGFPVCARAIEIARLEDKSLLGKPVKIKVKPENVITESGEADGTELCGGLENSRIAAAKPPTLMQQPSFIPS